Proteins co-encoded in one Listeria ivanovii subsp. ivanovii genomic window:
- the kdpC gene encoding K(+)-transporting ATPase subunit C, with translation MKRFMQIWKPAVVGFIILTFVCGVVYPGVVTIIAGVAFQDKANGSIIEESHSKVGSKEIGQTFTKPEYLIGRAASDGAATNLSPTSAEQKQLVEKRIAWWQKLDPKNNRVIPMGLVTASASGVDPDISKEAAAYQVDRISRVRGISTKVVKEIIDEHTSERLLGFWGEPTVNVLQVNLALDNLKR, from the coding sequence ATGAAAAGATTTATGCAAATTTGGAAGCCGGCAGTAGTTGGTTTTATCATTTTAACATTTGTATGTGGCGTTGTTTATCCCGGTGTGGTAACAATTATTGCAGGTGTAGCTTTTCAGGACAAAGCAAATGGCAGTATAATAGAAGAAAGTCATAGTAAAGTTGGTTCGAAGGAAATTGGCCAAACCTTTACGAAACCGGAATATTTGATTGGGCGGGCGGCGAGTGATGGTGCGGCAACAAACCTTAGTCCAACTAGTGCGGAACAAAAGCAATTAGTTGAAAAAAGAATTGCTTGGTGGCAGAAATTAGATCCTAAGAATAATCGAGTGATACCAATGGGCCTTGTGACAGCATCAGCAAGTGGTGTTGATCCAGATATCTCTAAGGAAGCAGCTGCTTATCAAGTCGACCGGATTTCTCGAGTTCGTGGAATTTCTACCAAAGTGGTGAAAGAAATAATAGATGAACATACGAGTGAGCGATTGCTTGGATTTTGGGGTGAGCCAACTGTGAATGTATTGCAGGTGAATTTGGCATTAGATAATTTGAAAAGGTAA